A stretch of DNA from Thermodesulfobacteriota bacterium:
AGCGCGAGCGCCACGACTCGGCGCGCGCCCTCAGGTTCAGGTTCTTCGCGCTCTGCCCCCCGAAATGTACGACCTCCGCCTCCGGCACGAACCAGATCCGCCACCCGGCCTGACGCATCCGCCAGCACCAGTCGATCTCCTCGTAGAAGAAGAAATAATCCGGATCGAATGCGCCGACCGCCTCCATGGCGCTACGGCGCACCATCATGCAGGCGCCGATGATGAAGTCCGCTTCGGCGGGGCCGTCCGGGACGGGAGCGGCGCTTCCGCCGGGCCGGGCGCCGGGCGTGGCGAACAGGAAGCGCGCGACGGTGCGGCCCAAAAATTCCGTGGCGATCGTGGGGAACGTCCCGAAGGAGGTCTGCCGGGAGCCGTCGGTGTTCAGAAGCTGCGGACCGCACATCCCCGCGTCCGGACGGGATTCCATGAAATCGAACAGCCGATCCGGCGCGCCGGGCTTGAGGACGGTGTCGGTGTTCAGCAGGAGGGCGTACCTTCCTTGCATCCGTTCGATCGCGATGTTGTTCGCCCTTGCGAACCCCAGGTTGGCGCTGTTTTCGATCCGCCGGACCTCGGGATATTTCTCCGCCACCGCCTCGAGGCTGCCGTCCCGGCTCCCGTTGTCGGATACGATGATCTCGAAGCGCGCCTTCTCCGCCGTGCGATACACCGACGCGATGCAGTCGAGCAGCAGCTCCTTCGTGTTCCAGCTCACGATGACGATCGATACGTCCACCGCGCAAATATATCACATGGTTCCTAGCAGCTCTTCGGCCGCCTCCCGCAGCATCGCCTCGTAGCGGCGCAGGTCCGGCGATTCGCTCCCGTCGAGGAAACCCGCCGCCCGGCCGTGCTGCTTCCCCGCGCCCCGCGCGCTCCGCCCCCCCTCGTCCGTGAGCAGGTACCGGATGCGGGAGCCGGGGCGCAACGCCACGCCGCGCCCGGAAAGCTCCCGCGCGACCTCCGAGGCCGCGGTCGCCGCGACGTACCGCTGCGGCTCCTTCGACAGCCGCCGCGAGACCGACAGCGCTTCCGGGGGGACGCGCCCCTCGCGCAGCTCCAGCGCCGCCGCCTCGACCGCCTCCTGCAGCTCCGGCAGCATCGCGCGGAGCTCCCCGATCCCGCGCGCTTCCGCCATCCGCCGCAGCAGCTCCCGCTGCAGCTCCGCGACGAAGGGAGGGGTGTCGGAGCGGCGCATCGCGATCCCCCGGGCCTTCACCTCCCCGTCGGCGAAGGCGCCGACGAACCGGTTGGGGACGCCGACGCGCGGGTTCCCCTTCGACGGCAGGAAGGCGATCCACCGGTAGATCCCCTCGAGGGCGATCGGCATCCCGGTCTCCTCCGTGATCGTCTCCGCGAGCCGCCGGTAGTCGTCCTCCGTCGCTCCTTCCCGCTTCACCCAGAGGGCGTCGGTGAGCCCGTGGAGGAAGGAGAAGCCCGCG
This window harbors:
- a CDS encoding glycosyltransferase family 2 protein is translated as MDVSIVIVSWNTKELLLDCIASVYRTAEKARFEIIVSDNGSRDGSLEAVAEKYPEVRRIENSANLGFARANNIAIERMQGRYALLLNTDTVLKPGAPDRLFDFMESRPDAGMCGPQLLNTDGSRQTSFGTFPTIATEFLGRTVARFLFATPGARPGGSAAPVPDGPAEADFIIGACMMVRRSAMEAVGAFDPDYFFFYEEIDWCWRMRQAGWRIWFVPEAEVVHFGGQSAKNLNLRARAESWRSR